In Macaca thibetana thibetana isolate TM-01 chromosome Y, ASM2454274v1, whole genome shotgun sequence, one genomic interval encodes:
- the LOC126947176 gene encoding LOW QUALITY PROTEIN: testis-specific Y-encoded protein 2-like (The sequence of the model RefSeq protein was modified relative to this genomic sequence to represent the inferred CDS: deleted 1 base in 1 codon), with product MRPEGPPSHRLGEGQRQGSCGEGPAAQAVVSGSPKGGTVFRMESLQEGEAGAQSEQVALGEEAVLGADDIMAEVEVVAHQEADEKRQEQVQRAQPGPGPMSPESALEELLAVQVELEPVNARARKAFSQQREKMERRRKPHLDRRGAIIQSMPGFWANVIANHPQMSALITDQDEDMLSYMINLEVKEAKHPVHLCQIMLFFRSNPYFQNKVITKEYLVNVTEYRASHSTPIQWCQDYEVEAYRRRHNNSGLNFFNWFSDHNFAGSSRIAEILCKDLWRNPLQYYRRMKPPEEETEISGNAQMLG from the exons ATGCGCCCTGAGGGCCCGCCGTCCCACCGGCTG GGTGAAGGGCAGCGGCAGGGTTCCTGCGGTGAGGGTCCGGCAGCACAGGCGGTGGTCAGTGGGAGTCCGAAGGGGGGCACCGTCTTCAGGATGGAGTCTCTACAGGAGGGGGAGGCCGGGGCGCAGAGCGAGCAGGTAGCTTTGGGGGAGGAGGCGGTGCTGGGAGCGGATGACATAATggcggaggtggaggtggtggccCACCAGGAAGCCGACGAGAAGCGGCAGGAGCAGGTCCAGCGGGCACAGCCTGGCCCTGGGCCCATGAGCCCAGAGTCTGCACTGGAGGAGCTGCTGGCCGTTCAGGTGGAGCTGGAGCCGGTTAATGCCCGAGCCAGGAAGGCCTTTTCTCAGCAGAGGGAAAAGATGGAGCGGAGGCGCAAGCCCCACCTGGACCGCAGAGGCGCCATCATCCAGAGCATGCCTGGCTTCTGGGCCAATGTG ATTGCAAACCACCCTCAGATGTCGGCCCTGATCACTGACCAAGATGAAGACATGCTGAGCTACATGATCAACTTGGAG GTGAAAGAAGCGAAGCATCCCGTTCATCTCTGCCAGATCATGTTGTTCTTTCGGAGTAACCCCTACTTCCAGAATAAAGTGATTACCAAGGAATATCTCGTGAACGTCACAG AATACAGGGCTTCTCATTCCACTCCAATTCAGTGGTGTCAGGATTATGAAGTTGAGGCCTATCGCCGCAGACACAACAACAGCGGTCTTAACTTCTTCAACTGGTTTTCTGACCACAACTTCGCAGGATCCAGTAGGATTGCTGAG ATCCTATGTAAGGACCTGTGGCGCAATCCCCTGCAGTACTACAGGAGGATGAAGCCACCTGAAGAGGAAACAGAGATTTCAG GGAACGCGCAGATGTTGGGTTGA